The window CgggaagggggaggggacCATGGCATCCGCGGATGGCGGCAACAGGTCCACGGCGTCCGGAGTGCCATAACTTTCTTTGATTtagacgacgccgagcgtgTACGACAATGACATGCCGAATAGTTCTTGATGTTACCCCTCGTCCGTTCCGTTGCCGCTGCTGACCAGCGACACGGGAGGAAAAGGGCAACCACCGCCTCTCCCGCTCCCTCTCCCGTTCCGCTCGGTTACGGCTGCATCCAATGATGCGAGTTTGATGCGACAGAACAGTTGGTCCATGGTCTCCATTACAAATCGTGTCCACCCTCTTGCACGCGAGCGCCCACTATCTTAACCTCCTCCACAGGCCTATCTTCAGCCCCGGTTGGGACCAGCCCCATCCGCTTGACGGTGCTCATCCCCTGCTTGACTCTGCCGAATATCGTGTGCTTGCCATCGAGCCAGGGGGTCGGAGCGAGTGTGATGAAGAATTGGGAGCCATTGGTGTTGGGCCCCGCATTCGCCATGCTGAGGACGCCAGCGCCGGTGTGCTTGAGGGCCGGGTCGATCTCGTCGTCAAACTTGTCGCCGTAGAtggaggcgccgccgcgaccgGTGCCCGTGGGATCGCCCCCTTGGATCATGAAGTCGGGGATGATGCGGTGGAAGATTGTGGAGGTGTAGTAAccgcggcggacgagggtGGAAAAGTTGCTGCACGTCTTGGGCGCGTGCGAGGTGTAGAGCTCAACGGTGATGGGCCCCTGGAGCACGTTGGACGGCGGATGTTAGATGACCATGCTTGCGTGTTCACGGGCCGGGAGGGGTTTCTGTGCGGTGATGGATCGGGAAGAGGATGGCGGTTACCATTGTGGTGTCTAGGACGATTTCGGTCGTCATCGTGGGCGTTTCTGGTCCCGACGGACGGGTGGTGAAGCTCGAGAGCAAGTGGGATGTAGGAATGGAGGGACGAGGCTGAAGAAGTGCGCTTGCAGTGTGCAAACACAGCGAGCCGCGGACGACGTCATTGGCTGGCTAGGTGCGGCAATCAGGAACCAGCAAGGCTTCGTGTGCAGGCCAGGGTGTTACCAGCACAGCAAATAAGTACTTGAAAATTATTAAtacgtacttgagtagtacttattagtacagtactccgtactattacGAAGCAATACTTGGAACGCAACACAGCATTGTTCAGTAGCGAATGAAGTACaaacaagtacacgtacagtaatactgagtacagtacgaagtacaagTGTTCGTATTAAGTTCTCCGTTCAAGTAcaaagtaagtaagtacttgtaagttgtaagtgctccgtactaagtTACTTGTAAGTTGTACCCCGTAATAACACTTACAAAGTATTACTCCGCTAGGTTCCAGTTAGTAATAatgccgtactccgtactaaggTACATACAACCACTGAAACGTCGAAGAAGCGTGTGttccgtgctccgtattgaATGGGTTTACTTTGTATTGTACATGATAAATATATGGCACTTGAACGGACGAGAGCACCTACCTCCAAGTATGTGTAGAGATATGTAGATTCAGTACTTGTAACTAACTGCCTATTTCTCGCATCGCAATGGCTGTAGGCCTGGCTGCCTGGAGACGGGTACTGATGCGCCATGGCGAAATTCGGATTGGTTAGGcgcttgtacaggtacaagttgGTGACTTGGTGTACTTATATGGAAacgcccaagtacttactggtaCTTATTTACAAAGTACTCCGGACACCTGCATGTTTCCACCTCCTGCCAATTGTTGCAATATCGTGAGTGGTTTGCATGACTTCTCGTCTTCTCGAAAGCGGGCTGTTTGCGTGCTGTCGTTTCCACCTCATCGGTTCATTTTTGATCATTTGTGCACTCTTGCTTCCCTCCACGGTACTCCAAAGGTCACGATGACGGTGTAAACACCAAAAGGGGTCCCCACTTGCTCCTCACTTTCCGTCTCGAGACCAACATCCACTCGCCATCCCCCGGCCCACTGCCGTCAACAACGAACGGATCGACAGCTCCCACGCCCATCACAATGTCGGCCAACGTGTCGGTGTCGGGCCCTGCTGGTGGgggccttgacggcgtcaACGCTACCGTCCACGGCAATGGCACGGATGATGTTGCCTCGCCTCCGCTCAcggccctcggcctcctccagaACGCCGACTTCGTCATGCTCGAGCTCAAGCTCTTGGTCGGCGCCATGGGCATCATCTACCTCGGTGCTCACGGTGCGCTGCGCCGTCCGCCGTCCGCGTCGCCCAGCAAACCCAAGGAGGAAggcgaagatgacgaggacgaggacgaccgCTTCTCGCAAGGCTTGGAGCTCACCGACGCCATCATGTTCCCCCTCATGGCcggcgccatcctcgccggcctgtACTATCTCATCCAGTGGCTCAAGGACCCCGCCATCCTCAACAAGATCCTCCGCTGGTACATGTCCACGGTGTCCATCGCGAGCCTGCTGTCCCTCTACGCCCACGGCATGGAGGTCGCCACCTCGTTCGTCTTCCCGCGCTACTGGCGCGGACCCGACGGCGCACTGCGCAAGGTCGACCAGAAGGCGAGGCTCGTCGCCCGCTGCGACGAGGTCGGAAACGTGGTCGAGGGCGCGCCCCCAGAGTCGGGCCTGTTTCCTCGACTGCCCGTCGTTCGAGCCTTGGAGGGCCGGGTCAAGTCGGCCGCGTGGGACCTTCGTGCCCTCCTGACGAGGCGTTGGGTTTTCAAGCTCTTCAtccacggcctcgtcggtgaGCACAAGGCGAGGGTCAAGTTTGCTCACATGATGGCCTTCCTGCTCGCGACGGCGACCGCGCTCGTCTACTTttccacctcgtcgccgctgctgTCCAACATGCTCGGCTACGGCATGTGCTACGGCTCTTTTCTGATCCTGTCGCCGACGGACTTTTTGATCGgctccctcgtcctcgtcggccttttcTTCTACGACATTTACATGGTCTTCTTCACGTAGGTTCCTCCCATGCCCCCACCCAAGCTCTGACGTAGGCtgacgaagccgccggccGATGACAGCCCGTACATGgtcaccgtcgccaccaCCCTCGACGTACCCATCAAGCTCGCGTTCGAAGCAGGCGCGCGGAAGAGCATCCTTGGCTTGGGAGACATCGTCATCCCCGGCATGGTCATCGGCTGGGCGCTGCGGTTGGACCTCTGGATCCACTACCTCCGGAGGGTCAAGTACGAGCCTACGGACCTCAAGATTCTCGAAAAGGACGTCTCGTCGGGTCGGCTGACGACGCGGAGCGAGATGAAGCACAGGGAAGTGAAGGCGCCGTACGTCAATGCCAAAGCCAAGTGGGGAGAGAAGTTCTGGACGCGTGGTCGCCTGTTCCTCTCACGGCCCGCGAGCGTCCCCCTCGACCTGGCGGCAACGGTCTTCCCCAAAACGTACTTTTACGCCTCGATGGCAGGGTACCTGGCTGGCATGCTGTGCACGCTGGCCATGCTTGTCGTCTTCAATCAGGGGCAGCCCGCACTGCTCTACCTGGTGCCCGGCGTGCTCGGCTCGCTCGTGGTGACGGCGCTCGTGCGCGGTGAGATGAAGGACATGTGGACCTACACCGAagacggcagcctcgacacGGTGGAcgtggtcgtcgacgtcgacgccgagggcagGGCCATCAGGACGATTGGCAAGCTGGAGaatggcgtcgtcgacacgaccaagggcaaggacggGGCgaaggaagacgacgaggccgacaagaccgaggccgacaagaccgaggccgtcaaagccgaggccgacaaaGCGGGGCGGGATGCGACGAGGAAGGGCGCTAAAGGGAAGAAGAACCATGCAGTCTTCTTGCTTTCTCTCGAGGCACCctccgatgacgacgagtaTGAGTAGGCATATGCGTCTGCGCAATGGAAGCATCTCGGCACGAGGCGGGGCATCACCACATGGAGACGACATGACGACTTGCCTATTCCCCGCCTGCAGCGTTTCTTTCCGCTGTGCTCTTCAATGTTGTTGCCTGTCTGGTCGCGAGGAGAACGGTCGGCCACCCCCCCCTACCTACCCGAGCAGAGAGGGATGCGACGCGATAAACCGCCGAAGAAAAGGAGTAGTTTGGCTTCGGCCCAAGGTCCCGTGCACCGGCCTGGCCGTGAGGCACGGTGGCGTTGGAGAGAAATCCGACGGTGCATTTTCTTGTTCGTCAACGGCAATTGCTGACTTCTTTCTGTGAAATTCGACCGTTGCCGGCGGTAGCGTTCGAAGCATTTGCGAGAATCAAGTCAGCCTATCGACTTCTCAAGGACATTTCTTAGGCTTTGCCCGTGCCTCATCTTGGTGGGCCTTGCTCGAAGCGTGCCATGCATTGCAAACTGCAATCTGCGGCAGAAGGTTGAGCCTACCGAGGACGGCCAAGGCATACTTGATGGAATGTCGAGATTCAGACCAGTAGCTAGGGTCACGACGGGAAACGTATAAGAAGGAGCTCTATCCTCGGGGTTCGTCCGCCCAAAGCTCGCCCCCTAGTCCATTTCGTCATCATTCGGCTCAGCATGCAAGAGTTGTTTGTCACGCACGGAATACACGACATCGGTATTTCTGGATACTTCATACTGGCCATAACATCCCCGTGACCTTCAATTTTCATTCATTCCGTTCTTCAGAATAATCTCGAGCCGACCTTCAACCACTGCGCAATGTGGGACTGCATTTCTTCTCCGGTGCCTTTGTCTCTGCCGGATACTTCTCCTCCCGAAACCGGCTCTGGACGTGTCGGCCATTCCAACGGCCAGGCACCTGTGTTCGCCTATTTCGGAGAGGCCGGGGAGCCTCTCCAAAATGGCTCCGACGATGGGCTCGACTTTCAGGACCTAGGCGCCGTGGAGAGGGAGTATGTTACTGGAAATGGCGACGAGTTTGGCGACATCGTTCGCGACGAGTTTGGCGACATCATTGGCGATTTCGATGACTACTTTTACGAGAGTGACACCGACGATGATTTTTTTTCACATGTCGTCATTGACGCCCGTCATTACGATCTCCATTTTGACGCCGATGATGAATGTGGTTGCGCCTTATGTTGCTACatccagcagcaggaggaggaggaggaggaggaggaggaggatgaggatgacgccgatgacggtgacggtgacggtgacggtgatggTGGCGATGGTGGCGATGCTGGCAATGCTGGCAATGCTGGCAATGCTGGCAatgccggccatggcgttgaggccgtcaacgacgaccatgatgatgatgaacCGAGTGTGGGGATGATGATGTCGGCATTGGTCCTTGCTCATGAGGCGCGAAGGTGATATCGGGCGGACAGGGGTAGTTGTGATGagggtggtgatgatggtgatcgacgaggaggagcatgATGGATACGAAGGCGATGATAAAAAGCAATGACATTAACTGTATGGCGACATCATATTATCACGGCTTAATTTGCTCTTTCATCTTGGCGTTTATCGTCTCGAGGTTGTCAGTCCACTACGCAAATTCGTCGGGTTTGCAACGGCATATTCTGCTCACCAGCCCCGGCGCGGCCAGCGGGTATTAGTTAAGTCTAAGTCGTCGCTCAATGGCGGCAATTGGCCGCCAAGACCGACCAAGTTGACTGCCAGTTGGAACCCGGGATGCAGCTGTATCTGCGGTAGCCAACGGGCATGGCCGGTGAAAATGATGGCTGTTACGACCACATGCGTCCTTGAAACATCATGGGTGAAATGTCACGAAATACCATGCAAATACTGACCCGACTTGAAAGTAGCACCCACAGATAA of the Drechmeria coniospora strain ARSEF 6962 chromosome 01, whole genome shotgun sequence genome contains:
- a CDS encoding putative cyclophilin E; its protein translation is MTTEIVLDTTMGPITVELYTSHAPKTCSNFSTLVRRGYYTSTIFHRIIPDFMIQGGDPTGTGRGGASIYGDKFDDEIDPALKHTGAGVLSMANAGPNTNGSQFFITLAPTPWLDGKHTIFGRVKQGMSTVKRMGLVPTGAEDRPVEEVKIVGARVQEGGHDL
- a CDS encoding intramembrane protease, which encodes MSANVSVSGPAGGGLDGVNATVHGNGTDDVASPPLTALGLLQNADFVMLELKLLVGAMGIIYLGAHGALRRPPSASPSKPKEEGEDDEDEDDRFSQGLELTDAIMFPLMAGAILAGLYYLIQWLKDPAILNKILRWYMSTVSIASLLSLYAHGMEVATSFVFPRYWRGPDGALRKVDQKARLVARCDEVGNVVEGAPPESGLFPRLPVVRALEGRVKSAAWDLRALLTRRWVFKLFIHGLVGEHKARVKFAHMMAFLLATATALVYFSTSSPLLSNMLGYGMCYGSFLILSPTDFLIGSLVLVGLFFYDIYMVFFTPYMVTVATTLDVPIKLAFEAGARKSILGLGDIVIPGMVIGWALRLDLWIHYLRRVKYEPTDLKILEKDVSSGRLTTRSEMKHREVKAPYVNAKAKWGEKFWTRGRLFLSRPASVPLDLAATVFPKTYFYASMAGYLAGMLCTLAMLVVFNQGQPALLYLVPGVLGSLVVTALVRGEMKDMWTYTEDGSLDTVDVVVDVDAEGRAIRTIGKLENGVVDTTKGKDGAKEDDEADKTEADKTEAVKAEADKAGRDATRKGAKGKKNHAVFLLSLEAPSDDDEYE